TGGTCAAGGCCCCGCCCAAGGCCCGCGACCTCTCGGGCGCCGGGCGTATCCTGTTCGTCGAGGACGAGGACGCCGTGCGCGGGGTGGCCGCCAAGCTGCTGCGCGCCCGCGGCTATGAGGTGATCGAGGCGGCCTCCGGCGAGGAAGCCCTGGAGCTGGCCGAGCAGCACGCGGGTTCCATCGACCTGATGATCTCCGACGTCGTCATGCCGGGCATGCAGGGCCCCGATCTCCTGAAACAGGCCCGCGTCTTCCTGTGCGGCGCGCCGGTCATGTTCATCTCGGGCTATGCCGAGGCGGAGTTCTCGAACCTGCTCGAGGGCGAGGAGAACATCTCATTCCTGCCCAAACCCATCGATATCAAGATGCTCGCCGAACGGGTGAAGCAGGAATTGCAGAAGGCGGCCTGAGGGTCTGCCTGCAATGGAGCGCATGCAGGGATTTGAACGCGAGGTACGCCGGCTGAGCGACACCATCGCCGCCGACGAGGACGTGATCCACAAGTTCATCGACGCCGCCGGCGACCTGGCCGTGAACCTGGTGGTGGCCGCCCTCATCCTGGTGGTCACCTTCTGGGCGGCCGGCTGGGCCTCGCGCCTGGTGCGCCGCCTGATCGGAAGGGTCCACCGCGACGGCCCTCCCGATGTCACCCTGCAGAGCTTCGGCGGCTCGGCGGCCCGCTATGTGATCGTCATCGTCGGGCTGATCGCGGTGCTGCAGCAGGTCGGGGTCCAAACCACCTCGATCCTGGCGGTGGTGGGGGCGGCCTCTCTGGCCGTGGGCCTGGCGCTGCAGGGCACGCTCAGCAACGTGGCGGCGGGCGTCATGCTGCTGCTGTTCCGGCCCTACCGGGTCGGCGACGTCGTGGAGATCGCCGGACGCACCGGCACGGTCAAGGCGC
This genomic stretch from Phenylobacterium sp. LH3H17 harbors:
- a CDS encoding mechanosensitive ion channel family protein yields the protein MQGFEREVRRLSDTIAADEDVIHKFIDAAGDLAVNLVVAALILVVTFWAAGWASRLVRRLIGRVHRDGPPDVTLQSFGGSAARYVIVIVGLIAVLQQVGVQTTSILAVVGAASLAVGLALQGTLSNVAAGVMLLLFRPYRVGDVVEIAGRTGTVKALDLFVTELATPDNIKVVMPNAKVFGDVIVNTSHHSRRRVDAIFRVDTKRDVPALLAGLKARAEANPLVLPDPAPMAEVLGMSEAFVEAVVRAWVEREDYGVVKADLLLAARLLADGADTPLPPTPKAKLKPAAPARKPRRNLVRRLRG